ataACTAACTCAGTCTTCCATTTTCGTTGGTGCGTGTGACTTTGCTTcagttcattctctccagtctgctGTGGGTGTACTAGTCAGCTATCATGTGATCTTTAGAGTGGAAGTTCATatcattgcattatatttttaagtttgcaaGCCTTTGGATTAAGAGTTTCAACGTGGAGAAGGGAGTCGATTTAACTTTCGAAacctaatgttatattttttttaatatggcaaATGTTCGATATCCTACTATCCTGTCATCATATCTTAAACGGCTACAAATACGAGTCGATTATTGTCCAGTAGGAAATGTAAGTATAAGTTTAAGAACATGAACAGTAATTTTGGTTACTGGGTAGGTATCGAGAATCCAACAAATATATGGCTTTATACTGACTGCTATTGATTATTGGTTGATGTTTGCCATGTGCTAATTATGTCCTCTATAATGTATCAAACTAGGTTCTCAGAAAAAGGTATATAATGTAGTAATGTTGATTGTACAATCAACTACGAATTAAGTTTTCACATAATGTCAATACATGATGATGTGTTTCAAAAAAATGATGCTTATATTCTATACTAAGGAACAATAATTCTGGCCAGGAAAATCGATACAACCGCTTACAGATTGGTGTTGCAGTCGCTGTCTGATTCACGTCTTAGGCAGAAATTGAGTTAGCGCTGTCAGTGAATATTGAATATAACGCAGAACATGTCTCTGGCCGTCATGTATGTGTATATTTCTagagtataattatatattatatatatatatatatatactttaattaaaatttgggttttatacgGTTTATACTACcgtaaacatgtataaaatgtttttacctaATAAAGGAATTGTATTACTGCAATATTATCagtgtgattttttaaaaaaacaatacaactttactttatgGTTGTATTACAATGAGCagagtataaaataacaataaaatgaccGATTATAAAGTACgaattttggtattatttttataaacattttcaaacaaggTTTAATTATTGTCACGGTTCTCAAAATCTTCAAGGgaacatttttacagtttaataatcctaaaaatatacctctctataattattaatgaaaccatttgggtatttttatGCATACTATTGACTAATGATAAAGTACATTTCGAATGCATGTGTCTTTTATCGCTGTCGACAGCGACACTTGAGGGGCTAAGGggatttattttctgaaaaaactttttatcaattttaatttcatcgGGAATTGGGctttttaagaaatattcttgtttttagttttgttcgCCTTATAAGATTTTCCACGTAAGGCTTaaatgaagaatatattattgaaaaattaataaacaagtttttttagaACTTTgatacaaaactaaaacattcTACTTTAGCCATATTTACTGCTGCACAATGCAAATACCCACAGTACGAGAGTAATAGGTAACGGCGCTcactaaaaaatatacacttatccAATAATGCAATATTAGTATAACCCATAATTCACTACTCcacactaacgctcagcaaaattccttgGTTAAAGATGCACTAGTATTGAATTCATTCACGTGTATGTGCACATGAAATTACATGCAGCATTTTAAGTTAACAGATGATAATTTGAAATTCGAATGCCATCTCTCCATATTTGGGATACTTAATTGAGTCAATTAAAGGTAGAATGGTATACTGAGCTGGAGTCTCTAGGCTAGTCTAGATATATATTTCACCCTCATCAATTCAGTTTATAGTAGATTACAGTATCACCAATCAACTTTCCCAAAATAAACCAGAGGTGATTAATCCCACAGAGAATAAATCTATCTCTGGTCTATCTACATAGATGATAGCGCGAGTTGCAGCGTATAAATATTACGCAGAAGAAACCTACCTGACCAATACATTAATAGAAGTAGTATGCGACCCACTTTCTTATGTCTAAAGTTTCaacataaacacatatttttctcGGTTTACTTGCTTTTTAACAATAATAGAATAGAATGTTTCAATGAATTTGATATCATCTCTATTGCcattatgtgttttttaatagtacaaaacataaattttatttaaactataattctaTTTTCAAGTGATTTTAAGTAAACCGCAGCTATTAAAATTTGTGACAGAAGCGCTCAGTGTTCGGGGAAATAGGACTTTGCAGAATTGGCTTCAACTCTCGTAATGTATTTGACGTGAGGTTAGACAACCTGTGATATTCCTTGGTCACTTTGAAATCGTCTATAAGTGATCTCTAGAGCATCACAATCACCACCGAAACAATATCATTCAAAGGATTCAATTGAACCCGATAATTACACAGTTATTCTGTTCAGCAAAAAATTCGAAATTGAAGCGGAAAATGAAAAATGATCAAAACATGCTCAAGATCACATGGATTTTCGAATGGCCTTTTCCATTTTTTATCAACACGCACATTCATCGGCTCACCTATAGTGAACTATATTCCAGAGGAAGAGTTATTTAGGGAATAAACACGAATAAAAAACACTGAACTCTAGCTAACTTTGCACAAAATAAGACGACACATATTATAATACGATAAAGAAGAAAGGAACAAAGCACAAATTGATATCCTGTCACTAACATACCATCCTGTCGTGACTTTCAGTCCAGACATATCAACTCGATTCCTTGACTGCATTGGACATATTCGGAGAACATTTAAGTGTTTAACTTGTTTTTgctttataatatacattttgtatattcaTAATTGGTTTGGCGCTTTTAAAACTGACAATTTCTTTTTCCCACGACAAGTGAATGACACACACAAAACTTTatgaatgattaaataaaaaatttactactaTACTATTATTATGGCCATCctgaataatttgtaaatgtaaatattacataaatattttttgttaacctgaaataagttaaaaatataattactagtaCAGTTATTAAGTAACGGTTCTTAGAATAGGTTCATTACAAACTGTAATGTAGTGAATGAATgctcagaaataaaataaaggtttctTCCAAGTTCGTTCTGTAAACCGAATCAGTGTCAAATGACCGGAACAGTGAGAGTAATATCAAACACTGTGGGAGTCCTGTGTAATGCTGTACTTATGTAAATAAACACGTAATGTGCCTACATTACTTTTAGGTATtcacagaaaatttatttttttaatgtatatatatatatatatatatatatatatatatatatatatatatatatatatatatatactatggaaaatttatataaaatgcgGAGAAAGaatgaatcacaaaaaaaaacttgCCCCACTTGAACCAGAGTCTCTCTCTTGCCTGGCAAACATGCTACCTACTATACAGaatctttattttatacagttcaactattttgtttttggccgtttctgtcacatatgtgtgtAAATAACCGAACTAGCATATGGTTGGAAGACCAAATTCCATTtgaaatttcattaaagttttataaacgaCATTAGCCTAGTAGTAGTTTTACTACAATAATCAGTGCAATTCATAGTAAAATGTCTCATACGTATTGGACTCTCAGTGTTTAACTTCATACGAGTAATGCTGAAAAATCCATTGTATTTTGAAATGTCCATGCACAATCCTCTTATCCCATGATCATTTATCGAGTTCTTCAATTACTGTATTACTGGGCATTGGTACAAACGTACGAGTGTAGATAGTGTGAAACAGACAACAATATTGTTGCTGTCGTgatcgtgtgtgtgtgtttttttacagtttgtttttatgaaatagaTAATATCCACCAAAAGAATATTGTAAACAAGCCAATGTTACTGTTGAGTATATCttgtatattgttattgttattatattgtttatttttattgttagcaCATTATATTGACACTCATAtacgagggctattcagaaagcAAGGAATCTTTTGGAATGTAAAATAtctaatacaataaaatcttttcataataaacatgtgaatAATGAACTGAAACGCTACTTTTCTACGTAATCATCATGCAAATTCAATCAGTTATCATAGTGgtagataacattttaaatcattgaGACATATAATTCTGTCGCCTATGATCTCAGCCACGCAGTGACGCGTAATTGGAGCTCCTCATCGTTGTCTAAACGCTGTCTTGCTAGCCAGGTCTTCATTTTCGGGAAAAGACACTCGTAGCAAGTTCAAGTATGTAGAGTGGGATGAGGGAAACTTCCTAGTTAAACGAGTTCAAGAGCCAAATATGCTCTTTGTGTACTGTTTGCCGTGTGAGGTATGGAATTGTGATTCAAAAGCAAATTTCGGGTCACAAAAAGTTTCTTTGCGCTGGTTTTGGACAGCTCTTCTATGGTTTTGTAATGCCTGGCAATACCACTCAATGTTTATTGTTGCACCACgcttaagaaaattattaagaaaaacgCCTTGCCTGTCCTAGAACACTGCTTTCCTTGCCACCAAAGCTTGCAGACGTTTTATTGGTTTTCTAGGGAAACTTGTGTGCCCCCAATCCATGCACTATAAATTCGTCTAAAAATTCACATGATCAATCCAGGTTCCGTCTTCTGTCACAATTCTATCTAGTAGTGCAATGTCTGTGGGAAGTCTCCAAAAACGGCAAAGCTGCCCCCATTCGTTGTTCTTTATGGTGATCAGTAAGCATTTTTGGCACCAATCTAGCAGACAATTTGTGGTAGCCTAGCTTCTGTGAATCAGTTTCAAGCAGTGAAGTCAGTGAAACTTGTGGGAAACAAAGAAAAGCCCAGTTATTGTGAAACGGCGGATTTCACGAATCTTTCGTGGCCAGATCGTCAGTCACAAAGCTTGGACGTCTATACTTCTCTTGATCATGAATGTTTTTCCcgccatttttaaactgaatgcaCCACTTCCTTACATATTTTTCCGTCATTACGTGTTCACGTACACTTCACACAGTCCCCGATGAATTCCAATTACTTTTAAGTTCTTTACcaacaaaaatcatttaaatttgaaaacaacaaaaatggGCAGCCAAGGAATGTCCCCGTTGTCATGGCTGCACTCTGACTGAGGTGCCGAGTACAAGCACACCAATATATACGCGATTGACGCGCGTCTGGTAACGTCAGGTGGAAAcattccttactttctgaataaccAACGTATAAACGCTGCCATCACATGTAATTAAATCGTGTATTATTGCtgtctgtaataaataaataaatatcactgtAGAAGCACTTTAACCAACAATAAATGTTTTGGTGGTCATGCTATTTCAGTCTTAATACCCATTGAAAACTAGTTAATGAACTTGGAGCGgaaaaacgtttatttataacaataactgTCTGTAAACTGCTTtggaaaagaaaagtaaaaaaaaaaaaaaaaaaaaaaaaaaagaaaaacatcatGATAACTAGAGTGAAAAATTTATCCGACATGCTGATTAGTTGTTATTTCCTGTTTCTTCTTGAGTAAGAAATTCTTTTActtataaagaaaaacaatttaaatcttgatATTATAGgtatactgattaaaaaaaattaaattgagtaGTTATTGTCTTTActacttatttaagtttaaaaaggtACAACTTATTAgcacaatattacattttttcagcTCTACTTTAGATaacactgtaaaataatttaagtttcatatggaaacgttttaattaaaatcttttaaatatctatttatgtTACATCTGACTTATATCCAGATAGACAGGAATCTCCTCTGTATTTGCACTGTTAGTAGGCTAATCAATTATTACTATGACGGGTCATTAACAGTCTTAACGAGATTTACACAAGTTTTTCGCTGTACTCCAATAATTTACAAGTTATCATATATTTACAAGAGACGACACGTGTATCCATACCGGTGGTAAAAGCTGTTACGTGTCTGTCCCGGTACAAACAAAAGTTATAAAGCAGGTTAATGGGGTCTCGTTGAACATTTCtggttatttatttcacttttatcTTCAGTAAAAACAGCTTTGTTGTGAACTATCAAAGCTGGCgctaactaaaatataattggaTCAAACGCAACTTTTtccttataaatatttcatatgttcaTCTCCTATATTTTCTATTGTGCCGGCTTTATCCGATATCAGGGTGAAGGTTCAGAATAAGAATGAGTAGAGGAGGAGTGAGTAGATAAGATCGAACCAGAAAATATGGGAAAATGAGAGACAGACAACCTTCAGCCCTCAGTGTATGCGCTGCCGACCGGCCGGTTCGAACCCGCGTTTCAGTCATTATCGTTCTCTAGGAGCCTTTGATATCGAACGAAGCAAAGATTTCGTCCTGAACGCCTTTGCCaccgactgtttttggatctcttcagacggatgtgGACTCCGagttttgttataaacaaattcgaaaagtaaaaatttcattgGTAGGGTAGTAATTTATAGCTTTCTGCCTTTGAGAAATAAATGTAAACCATGTTATAGTTTTAATGACAGCTGTGCTGTTTTGTCAGAAACGCTGTGGAAATTGCGTCCACTTTGCGTGAAATATTTAGATGCTGCAACTGCTTTTGACAGCGTGACAAGTAGTATTTTTAACGTTTTgtcgaaattattatgaatgtatTTGTGAATGTTTATGAacgaaaacaaatatatttatgaaaaataactagCTTTTACTTTACGGAACTATGattatttccattttgttttcttatacATTTGACTGGACAATGTTGAATAATCCTTATTCAAAATCGCCTTAATGTTCAAGTTTATAAACCAGTTCGGATAATATCTAATTTATTCTAAGTAGTTTATTCTCTTTAGATAAAGTAAGTcttaaatgaaacataaaacgtttataatacaaaaacttgATCAGTAATTTTCATAGAAAAATGCCATAACATAAGGTCATAGTTTCTTTAAGGAAGCAGAATAAAAATATGACGAAAGCTAATtttttgccatcattcagtgatacaatacagtCAGTAACACTAGATTGCTGTATACAGACAGTATTACTGATTGCatcgtatcactgaacgatggcaaatgtccggaaaattctgcttccttcacaatccttccactgTCTAAAACAAACCTCAAACAAAGAAGCCTATTGTTTgttggttaattaattaaaaacacattacagTATGCATGTTATAATTCGTTAGAGGTTAGTCACGAAGTAAGCTACAACTATAAAACTGTGAGGAGTGTGCACGGCGTCTCTCCAGACGAGATTGCTGTACCGACGAGATGACTGCTGCCCACGTGACTCTCTGTCTGGTGTCTCTTGTACTCCTATCTGCCGCTCTTCACGTAGCAGCACAAACTAACACATCTACTACATCTACTACTGCCTCTACTACTGAACCTACGACTACCAGTTCTGCACCTACGACTCCCACTTTCGCACCTACGACTACCAGTTCTGCACCTATGACTACCGCTACAAGTAcaggttattttgttttattaatttatttttaaatattcaaatcaatttctttcttatggatgataaatcattaaaagttttcaatacttttcaaaattgaatatgaagtgttttatacaaattatgaaaaacttCAGTAACACAGTCATAATTTATAAGTTGACTGGTTGGAATTGAAACTTTTTATCGTAATAATTTGTATTCCTATTTAGAGTTAGAGGGAAGAGAGCGGAGATTGTCTAATACATGGACAAACAGGTCCCATTACACTAAATTTGTATACCTGTCATTGAAACGAATAAACGCCATTTTAGAGTAAATAACTAATGTAGTggtttaataaaagaataaacgTATTTCATAGCCATATTTACCAAAAacattaatagaaattaaaaataaaagctatgtaaagaaataaactttGTTATGTCACAACTCCGAAACtgcgtattaaatattttttataggattttttggagtaatcttttatattttcctCAGTGTGATAGTATCATTTAGTCAGGATTCATTACACAcaacgataaaaaataaaatagagcaaatattttttgtgtacaattttttttaccaacccaagctttataaatatatttgagaagTGGTAATAACGCATACCTGGttagttttgttgaaaatttttttaaagtttaaaaaagtccTGCCCAAAATAATGTAAGTATGAATAAACCGTGAGTTTTGAGTTTTGTTTCGAAATAACGAAGTTTAACAAtagaagatataaaaataataaatgttgaagAATTGAAGgaaaattaagtaaatacatGCAGGTTAATCTCATAATACAGTAAAgacatttctttagtttttagcTCTACTCCTTTTCAAAAGCAGTTGTAATCCAATACATTAAAGAATTGTAAGGTTagttaatcatattttatatgagTAAATTTCATGCCATGCATAAAATTTTATTACgcttctaaaatataaaacaaatgaacacttttccaatttatttaaagaagcTGAACCGTTTCAACTTAACTagttactttaaatatgtttaccaAATAAATGGTTTTTCATAGGAAAAATGATTGTTTAGGAATCAAAATTGACAACCAAAacttaatcaaagaatttaatgtataaatgcaATTGGAAGAAAACataactatacatattttaaatttattactcacaTGTTACAGGAGAGAATCAACCTATTGTCTGCGGACGGAAAAATAACAAGCATGAAGCATTATGCCGCAAAATGTGTTCTTCTGATGGCTGGAAACACGGCAAATGTGTGAACAGAAAATGTACCTGCAGCGAACAAAAACTATAGCTTACATCTCACCCATTGCGATCTCTTTTTTGTACTCGTATTATCATTTTCTAacagtttaaatctttattttattttattctaatgtaAGCACTGGTTTATATCAATACATGTTTAGATAAAGCATTTGTTAATACTTTAGTACTCCTTGAGGACTATCCCTTCGAAGCATCTAGAGTAACAACATATCTGCGGTTAAGGGTCATAGTACCAGCAGTCCTCGCTGTTGTTGAGGTCCATTCTTGTTGATTTCTTTACTTATAAGAGAAGACAGGTTTGTCTCAAAAATTCTTCAAAAGGAGAGAGGTGTCATCTTATAGGTTTCTGCTCGAGGTCACATCATGGAGAAGTCACAAGTATATGATATTAATATGAAACAAGACTGAACAAAAAGTTGAGGAAAATATTACAAGCAAAGTTTCTCACCAGAATTGGCACTTTTTTCTCATAATTCTTACAAAAATTGCCGGTTCACACCGTAAGGACGTTCATAAAATCTTCTTCCAAAAAAGTTGGGCTGAAGAATGACGTAAACTACATATAGTCAtcgaataaatatttgtaaatacagttGTGTTAATATGATCTCTATTTACAGGGCAAGTTTTACTGCATTATGTTCTAAAATGATCATTGGCCattaaaatgtgtgttaaaaTGACTTCTTACGGATGTTGAAATAAGGGTGAATTAGCAGAATATaggatttaaacataatttatttagctATTTAAAGTTTCATATAGATGAAATAGTTGGGTTACTGACTTTCTTTACATTCTTAAGTGTAAACGTTGTCTCGTTCCAGAAACACCTACATTTATACtaacatgtaaaaatgtaatggtgTTTGTGCGTTCCGAAGTGAGTGAGTGAAGtgaaagtgtgtgtgtgtgtgtgtgtgtgtgtgtgtgtgtgtgtgtgtgtgtgtgtgtgtgtgtgtgtgtgtgtgtgtgtgtgtgtgtgtgtgtgtgtgtgtgtgtgtgtgtgtgtgtgtgtgtgtgtgtgtgtgtgtgtgtgtgtgtgtgtgtgtgtgtgtgtgtgtgtgtgtgtgtgtgtgtgtgtgtgtgtgtgtgtgtgtgtgtgtgtgtgtgtgtgtgtgtgtgtgtgtgtgtgtgtgtgtgtgtgtgtgtgtgtgtgtgtgtgtgtgtgtgtgtgtgtgtgtgtgtgtgtgtgtgtgtgtgtgtgtgtgtgtgtgtgtgtgtgtgtgtgtgtgtgtgtgtgtgtgtgtgtgtgtgtgtgtgtgtgtgtgtgtgtgtgtgtgtgtgtgaaaaccTCTGGATCGATTTTACCGGATATTCTTAAGGTAACTGTGTAATCATCAGGTGATAAATATGTTGCTTTTATCATCTATAACAGTCaagaattgtataataattttgacacattgAAACATGTACATATAGAATTCTAtgatgtataaaaatgtacaaatatcatGTTACGTGCAGAGCTTTCTGTGTCTAGGTTTGGTTTTATTGGGACTTCAAAAGTCTCAGATGAAATatcatcatttattacatcacaAGTATGTAAATGAAAAGCTCAGTTACATACTTGACTTGCTTCAGCCTCACTTTAGACTTTGGATTTCTCTATACTAGCCTAAAATAGTTGTTATTGAAATAGTTGGAGCCATTcgataaaatatcttgaatcatTAGATAATATTTTGGCGAATTACTAAGTGTTTATTGAATGCTATTCTGAAATAACTATTATGtaaaaagaatgtatatttcCCTTTGTACAACTGATCACACTACTGGACAAAGTGATCAGTTCAGATTTCTCGAcctttttattgtatactttgtgAATTTGTAAATTGCAATatgagaaataaattcatttattcatttattcaatagtATATTTCTGTGACTATCAGTTATCTCAGGTTTGTTTGGAAtgacatttaaaaagtatatgctCATGACGTTCCTGTTTTTCAATTACTTGTGAAGTGGTGGGTAGGTAGATAATACGTTCTTATCTTTTTCATGAACTTCTGCATAGATAGTGCTTGAGGTTGAAAGGTAGAAAGAAGTTCTTGAGCTAACGTACATGAAGCAATCCAACAGCATCTAAAGCAAAAAGGCAACTATTTGGAATAACTGTACTActtcttaaaagtttataatgtcaattaaatatgtaaatgtaatacttttaatttgaattctCACATTCTACAAAAGTTTAATTACGCTATGAACGGTAAAAGAAACTTTACAGCGTATTGTTATTCCCGTAATTGGTTTATTTCAAACATCATAACTAGCTTACGCCGATTTAAAACAATAGGAACAATGAGCGCAATACCTAGGCGCACGTGATTTTAGTTTTACTCTATTTCCTAACAAGCCACTTCAAATTGTATGTGAGGCATTGTTACCTTCTATATGGAGTGGTCTAACATCAGTCATCAAAATATTCTCTACCataaaaatactactaataaCATCCTTTTAACCTCAAAAagctaaaaacaaaaaatactataattctgactaaaattatattacacaaaGCTTTGTAGAAGACTTGAAATGTTTGAATACTCCGCTCTTTATAGAATACTATCATTAAAAATCCTCTACGCCTTAATGGAATTCTTGGTGTATTGCTAAAGAATTTAGGCCACAAGGTTAGTGTACTGACTCCTGCTGAAATTAGCCTGCTCTATCGAGTTTAACTACACAGATTTTGCATTATCATTACTCTGTGTTGTTGCATTTCAAATTCCAGAGTCGATtgataaaaatgcaaaaatttgaCGATGAATCCGATCTAAATGCCTTGTATGTTttcttctttattgtttattatttgaagcAGCTCCATAAGTTTACATACGCTAGCAACAGGTAACATCTGACATCTGCGGGAGTCTCGCTTGTGGGACTCTGGCTGCACTTGGCATATACGAGTCTCAATCTCAAATAGCACTCGTCCTCTGCAACCTTCGGCATTTGGCAAGCAAAGTATTTTGGAAGGTGTTATGAAAGGTCTCAGCTTCTAACAGCAACCGCCAGCTCCCGGCATTAAGAATTACTTGGTTATTGACAGCTCGCAACCACCAGTAGGTTGTAAATTCCGGTTTCTATCAGAATTTGACCTTTGAAATTTGACGGTCATCGGAGGGTCGCGGTCTTGGCCTCAGCCAAATACCGGTCTATTGACTAAAACTTCGATTGACAATCATCATAATACATCGTCATTTCGAAACATGTGAAACATTGAACACTAATACTAATATTAGTTAGTCTGTCTCTTTAAAAGTCCTTAATAATTTATCATAGACTCGTTTTGGTCCCAGAGTTCCTCCCCCATGTATCTCAAATGGTGCTGAAAGCCACCCTTGTTTAAAATGAATCACAGAAAACATCCCTTGTAGTTTAGGCTAAAATATATCcaactaaaattgttaaaaagataGTTTTCTCTTTAAGCCTCCACCTCCTTGTCTCAAAAGTTTACCGAAAACCCCATCCTCGTTAAAAATCTGTCTGTTAGAATGTATATTCTAATCTTGATAAAAGTTCATCCAAGCACAAATTGTATATAGTAGTTGTGGATAAATTGCCTCCTTCTTTTCTGATGAATTAGACCGCGCATTCACTTGCAGAACGACCATACCGAGTTTCGTGATGTTGCCTAAAGAATTGCGGGTATTATCGTAATGATAAATAGACATAGAATTTGTTTGCATATTTCACATTGCAATAGTCAGATTTAGAAGCCTACTTAATGACATAGGTTTGTTTGATATCAATTCGCAATtactattcattattatttatatttgtacagcTAATGCGTTGTTATGTGATTTTACTTTCGGTTAGTGAGCTATTGCAGCTGCATTAGTTGTCTATTTGATCGTAAAACAACGGCTCACAAAGGAAAAATATTTCCCATTCAAGCATTTTTAACATGGCTAGGGTATATTTTCTAAaccttataaattattactagtttataaatttgtattctatCATTATTGTAATCCTCGTCATGGCAGCTGAGTTCACTGTCcttgattaaaaagaaaaaaccctACATACTGAAACTTTCTCTTGCATAAGTAATCTTGCAGAACTCTTCGTGTCATTAT
This genomic stretch from Homalodisca vitripennis isolate AUS2020 chromosome 6, UT_GWSS_2.1, whole genome shotgun sequence harbors:
- the LOC124365233 gene encoding protein new-glue 1-like isoform X2 produces the protein MTAAHVTLCLVSLVLLSAALHVAAQTNTSTTSTTASTTEPTTTSSAPTTPTFAPTTTSSAPMTTATRENQPIVCGRKNNKHEALCRKMCSSDGWKHGKCVNRKCTCSEQKL
- the LOC124365233 gene encoding protein new-glue 1-like isoform X1, whose product is MTAAHVTLCLVSLVLLSAALHVAAQTNTSTTSTTASTTEPTTTSSAPTTPTFAPTTTSSAPMTTATSTGENQPIVCGRKNNKHEALCRKMCSSDGWKHGKCVNRKCTCSEQKL